A genomic segment from Panulirus ornatus isolate Po-2019 chromosome 7, ASM3632096v1, whole genome shotgun sequence encodes:
- the LOC139749325 gene encoding la-related protein 6-like has translation MMSEDACDMVVGSPDSGVEEAIASSFGCLLLDNESKDFKKDETDETRELSGDGSNPVVANVCVKKIDRGLSVSSEETAPSGPEERGTLNIAFARTDRVAIIKELLETYFSDNYLTRDIFLLKHFRKSKEGWISLKFMASYKRIKRTAKSLNEVEEAIRQSSLLEINVEGNKVRRLAPLPACIEEYIPSRTVLVGELPQGLKQLMNLSQYFGRFGIVSSMHLLRPGANLPNLLRDVSLTIPKIREQWCAVVEFDEITTASHVTEIINSGSDKTGPGWALELVMPWRSGKICEHPEPGRSLCRSCPSSGYSSPSVTPEQSPIVDSRSRSFRGLTKRERIVLNRPRHNCCHSCACQHQYQRYNHHFSSTFRKHYFREAQKMNDGGSYSPRRHITQLTAATCDNWRAPSPPQ, from the coding sequence ATGATGTCTGAAGATGCGTGTGATATGGTGGTCGGCAGCCCAGACAGTGGGGTGGAAGAGGCGATAGCTAGTTCTTTTGGATGCCTTTTGCTAGACAACGAATCGAAGGACTTCAAAAAAGATGAAACAGATGAAACGAGGGAACTCAGTGGTGACGGAAGTAATCCCGTCGTTGCGAATGTATGCGTCAAGAAAATAGATCGAGGGCTTTCCGTCAGCTCTGAAGAAACTGCGCCTTCGGGACCTGAGGAACGCGGAACACTTAACATAGCATTCGCTCGAACCGACCGTGTTGCTATCATCAAGGAGCTCCTGGAGACATATTTCAGCGATAACTATCTTACCCGAGATATCTTCTTGTTGAAGCATTTCCGAAAGAGCAAAGAAGGATGGATTTCCCTCAAGTTCATGGCTTCATATAAGAGAATCAAGAGAACGGCCAAAAGCCTGAATGAAGTGGAGGAAGCTATTCGACAATCATCCCTTTTGGAAATCAACGTGGAGGGCAACAAAGTCCGTCGCCTGGCTCCTCTCCCGGCATGCATCGAGGAGTACATACCTTCGCGCACCGTCCTCGTCGGAGAACTACCACAAGGCCTGAAACAACTGATGAATTTATCGCAGTACTTTGGTAGATTTGGCATCGTTTCCTCGATGCACCTACTGCGTCCTGGGGCCAACCTGCCGAATTTATTGCGTGATgtatccctcaccatccccaagATCCGCGAGcagtggtgtgctgtggttgaGTTCGATGAAATAACCACGGCGTCCCATGTGACTGAGATCATCAATAGCGGGTCCGACAAAACAGGTCCTGGTTGGGCATTGGAGCTCGTTATGCCCTGGCGAAGTGGTAAGATCTGTGAGCATCCAGAGCCAGGGAGAAGCCTGTGTAGATCCTGTCCTTCGTCGGGTTACTCCTCCCCCTCTGTCACCCCCGAACAGTCGCCAATTGTTGACAGCCGAAGTCGCAGCTTCCGAGGCCTCACTAAAAGAGAACGCATTGTTCTAAATCGCCCTCGTCACAACTGTTGCCACTCTTGTGCGTGCCAACACCAGTATCAGCGGTATAATCACCACTTTAGCTCTACCTTTCGCAAACATTACTTTCGTGAGGCGCAGAAGATGAATGATGGTGGATCCTATTCACCTCGACGCCACATCACTCAGCTGACAGCTGCGACATGCGACAATTGGCGAGCACCTTCCCCACCACAGTAG